One Myotis daubentonii chromosome 3, mMyoDau2.1, whole genome shotgun sequence genomic window carries:
- the ICMT gene encoding protein-S-isoprenylcysteine O-methyltransferase isoform X2 → MAGGAARAPPGSEARLSLAAFLLGASVLALPLLTRAGLQGRTALALYVAGLNALLLLLYRPPRYQIAVRACFLGFVFGCGVLLSFSQSSWDHFGWYMCSLSLFHYSEYLVTAVNNPKSLSLDSFLLNHSLEYTVAALSSWIEFTLENLLWPGDALQPHLRRGLRADGVALLPGPDGRGGNLADPLLRGGVPGVQEAGAHGLALHKRGQGGAMTPGARRLPLRAARDKTASGGPLCRMDSLNRFILTISSLGISLKTKGPRP, encoded by the exons ATGGCGGGCGGCGCGGCGCGGGCTCCGCCGGGCTCCGAGGCGCGGCTCAGCCTGGCCGCCTTCCTGCTGGGCGCCTCGGTGCTGGCGCTGCCGCTGCTCACGCGCGCCGGCCTGCAGGGCCGCACGGCGCTGGCGCTCTACGTGGCCGGGCTCAacgcgctgctgctgctgctctacCGGCCGCCGCGCTACCAG ATCGCCGTCCGGGCCTGCTTCCTGGGCTTCGTGTTCGGCTGCGGGGTGCTGCTGAGTTTCAGCCAGTCTTCTTGGGACCACTTCGGCTG GTACATGTGCTCCCTGTCCTTGTTCCACTACTCGGAATACTTGGTCACGGCGGTCAACAACCCCAAAAGCCTGTCCCTGGACTCCTTCCTCCTGAACCACAGCCTGGAGTACACCGTGGCCGCCCTTTCCTCCTGGATAGAGTTCACCCTCGAGAACCTGCTCTGGCCAG GTGATGCTCTGCAACCCCATCTGCGGCGTGGGCTACGCGCTGACGGTGTGGCGCTTCTTCCGGGACCGGACGGAAGAGGAGGAAATCTCGCTGATCCACTTCTTCGGGGAGGAGTACCTGGAGTACAAGAAGCGGGTGCCCACGGGCTTGCCCTTCATAAAAGGGGTCAAGGTGGAGCTATGACCCCCGGGGCGCGGCGCCTCCCACTCCGCGCAGCCCGGGACAAAACGGCCTCCGGTGGGCCACTCTGCAGGATGGATTCTCTTAATCGCTTTATACTCACCATTTCCTCTTTGGGAATATCCCTCAAGACCAAAGGTCCGAGGCCTTAG
- the HES3 gene encoding transcription factor HES-3 produces MEKKRRARINVSLEQLRSLLEKHYSHQIRKRKLEKADILELSVKYMKSLQSSVQGLWPVRSGAEYPSGFRGCLPGVGQLRRRGEGGGGLRCPLVPERTVGSTMDSASPRPEAPTRCGPCAPAIWAPNPGASGSRCPPARLLLPGGLPGPSTHVPAPQPASRHGAESPGSGMRLWRPW; encoded by the exons ATGGAGAAGAAGCGACGGGCGCGCATCAACGTGTCGCTGGAGCAGCTCCGGTCGTTGCTGGAGAAGCACTATTCGCACCAG ATCCGGAAACGCAAGTTGGAGAAGGCGGACATCCTGGAGCTGAGCGTCAAGTACATGAAAAGCCTCCAGAGCTCGGTGCAAG ggctcTGGCCCGTCCGCAGCGGCGCCGAGTACCCGTCGGGCTTCCGCGGCTGTCTGCCGGGCGTTGGCCAGCTTCGGCGGCGTGGAGAGGGCGGCGGCGGGCTGCGCTGCCCGCTGGTGCCCGAGCGCACGGTGGGCAGCACCATGGACAGCGCCAGTCCCCGCCCGGAGGCGCCCACGCGCTGCGGCCCCTGCGCCCCCGCCATTTGGGCCCCTAATCCGGGCGCCAGCGGCTCGCGGTGCCCGCcagccaggctcctcctccctggcGGTCTCCCCGGCCCGTCCACCCACGTCCCGGCACCGCAGCCGGCGTCTCGTCACGGCGCCGAGAGCCCGGGGTCAGGGATGCGCCTGTGGCGGCCCTGGTAA
- the GPR153 gene encoding probable G-protein coupled receptor 153 isoform X1, with the protein MSEEQRPPGSAVGWLACGGLSLLANAWGILSVGAKQKKWKPLEFLLCTLAATHMLNVAVPIATYAVVQLRRQRPGYEWNEGLCKVFVSTFYTLTLATCFSVTSLSYHRMWMVRWPVNYRLSNAKKQAVHTVMGIWMVSFTLSALPAVGWHDTSERFYAHGCRFIVAEIGLGFGVCFLLLVGGSVAMGAVCTAIALFQTLAARAGRRAGRRAFTVPTIVVEDAQGKRRSSIEGSEPAKTSLQITGLVATIVFIYDCLMGFPVLVVSFSSLRADASAPWMVLCVLWCSVAQALLLPIFLWACDRYRADLKAVWEKCTALMANDEDSGDDTSLEGGLPQDLVLERSLDYSCGGDFVALDRMANYELPLEGALPHLYPLGPLQEDKMQYLQAAPRLTRWSPQVPPTRRFSHEDADLWAVVPLPAFLPRWGSGENLAALVQAAGPHRRRDGPRAPAEDAPPFRPRRRSAESLLPLRRPGLDGGPRRARSSPPGSPRRRPGPGARSASASRLPDAFALTAFEREPQALRRPPAPPAPDAPGPAPLGEDAAPPGGPGAQRSPGPHPAAHAHVRPLQPGPSASWGEPAGLPVAGGGGSTSSFLSSPSESSGYVTLPSDSLGSAT; encoded by the exons ATGAGTGAGGAGCAGCGGCCGCCTGGCAGTGCCGTGGGCTGGCTGGCGTGCGGGGGCCTCTCCCTGCTGGCCAACGCCTGGGGCATCCTCAGCGTGGGCGCCAAGCAGAAGAAGTGGAAGCCGCTGGAGTTCCTGCTGTGCACGCTGGCGGCCACGCACATGCTCAACGTGGCGGTGCCCATCGCCACCTACGCCGTGGTGCAGCTGCGGCGGCAGCGCCCAGGCTACGAGTGGAACGAGGGCCTCTGCAAGGTCTTTGTGTCCACCTTCTACACCCTCACCCTGGCCACCTGCTTCTCCGTCACCTCCCTGTCCTACCACCGCATGTGGATGGTCCGCTGGCCCGTGAACTACAG GCTGAGCAACGCCAAGAAGCAGGCGGTGCACACGGTCATGGGCATCTGGATGGTGTCCTTCACCCTGTCGGCCCTGCCTGCCGTCGGCTGGCACGACACGAGCGAGCGCTTCTACGCCCACGGCTGCCGCTTCATCGTGGCCGAGATCGGCCTGGGCTTCGGCGTCTGCTTCCTGCTGCTGGTGGGGGGCAGCGTGGCCATGGGCGCCGTGTGCACAGCCATCGCCCTCTTCCAGACGCTGGCCGCACGGGCGGGGCGCCGGGCGGGCCGCCGGGCCTTCACGGTGCCCACCATCGTGGTAGAGGACGCGCAGGGCAAGCGCCGCTCCTCCATCGAGGGCTCCGAGCCCGCCAAGACCTCGCTGCAGATCACGGGCCTGGTGGCCACCATTGTCTTCATCTACGACTGCCTCATGGGCTTCCCCGTGCTG GTGGTGAGCTTCAGCAGCCTGCGGGCGGACGCCTCGGCACCCTGGATGGTGCTGTGCGTGCTGTGGTGCTCCgtggcccaggccctgctgctgcccaTCTTCCTCTGGGCCTGCGACCGCTACCGCGCCGACCTCAAGGCCGTCTGGGAGAAGTGCACCGCGCTCATGGCCAACGACGAGGATTCGGGCGATG ACACCAGCCTGGAGGGGGGCCTGCCCCAGGACCTGGTGCTGGAGCGCTCCCTGGACTACAGCTGTGGGGGCGACTTTGTGGCCCTGGACAGGATGGCCAACTACGAGCTGCCCCTGGAGGGGGCCCTCCCCCATCTCTACCCGCTGGGGCCCTTGCAGGAGGACAAGATGCAGTACCTGCAG GCGGCACCCCGGCTAACCCGTTGGTCCCCACAGGTCCCGCCCACGCGACGCTTCTCGCACGAAGATGCGGACCTCTGGGCCGTGGTGCCGCTGCCCGCCTTCCTGCCGCGCTGGGGCTCCGGCGAGAACCTGGCCGCCCTGGTGCAGGCCGCTGGGCCCCACCGGCGCCGCGACGGCCCGCGGGCCCCCGCGGAGGACGCGCCCCCGTTCCGCCCGCGCCGCCGCTCCGCCGAGAGCCTGCTGCCGCTGCGCCGCCCGGGGCTGGACGGCGGCCCGCGCCGCGCTCGCAGCTCGCCCCCCGGCAGCCCGCGCCGCCGCCCCGGGCCCGGCGCCCGCTCGGCCTCGGCCTCGCGGCTGCCCGACGCCTTTGCGCTGACCGCCTTCGAGCGGGAGCCGCAGGCGctgcgccgcccgcccgccccgccggcccccgacgccccgggccccgccccgctCGGCGAGGACGCGGCGCCCCCTGGCGGCCCCGGCGCGCAGCGGAGTCCCGGGCCGCACCCGGCCGCGCATGCGCACGTCCGGCCCCTGCAGCCGGGCCCGAGCGCGTCGTGGGGCGAGCCCGCGGGCCTGCCCGtggcgggcggcggcggcagcaccAGCAGCTTCCTGAGCTCGCCGTCCGAGTCCTCGGGCTACGTCACGCTGCCCTCGGACTCGCTGGGCTCCGCGACCTAG
- the RNF207 gene encoding RING finger protein 207 isoform X2, whose product MSGALFAPLEGPGGHPLVCPLCHAQYERPCLLDCFHHFCAGCLRGRAADGRLACPLCQHQTVVKGPSGLPPVDRLLQFLVDSSGDGLEVVRCANCDLECSKQDAETTYFCNTCGQPLCARCRDETHRARMFARHDIVALGQRRRDVLHKCPLHAEPYLMFSTDQKSLLCIRCFRDMQGESRAHCVDLESAYVQGCERLEQAVLAVKALQTATREAIALLQALLEEVRRSAAEEEASIHSLFGSLQDKLAERKALLLQAVQSQYEEKDKAFKEQLSHLATLLPTLQVHLVICSSFLSLASKAEFLDLGYELMERLQGIATRPHRLRPAQSSKIVSDHRAEFARCLEPLLLPPGPRRAAGTGGGPSTLAGVSGPKVLGPSCPSPVGKMLGSPVQKPTPHRSIGTKVLLAEGEDTPFLEHCRRYEDSYRHLQAEMQSLKDQVQELHRDLTKHHSLIKAEIMADILRKALQVDAQIGLEYASVEGMRAAFQEMWEESYQRVADEQEIYEAQLRDLLQLKQENACLTTITKQITPYVRSIAKVKERLEPRFQAPVDEESEQLQDLGDDSTNDEAQARSDPACGADKRETSEPRGNGRTPHSLTEEPPLQSKDPHGPKARNGGDVPPRRERPT is encoded by the exons ACACCAGACGGTGGTGAAAGGCCCCAGCGGGCTCCCCCCGGTCGACCGGCTGCTGCAGTTCCTCGTGGACAGTTCCGGGGACGGCCTGGAGGTGGTGCGCTGTGCCAACTGCGACCTGGAGTGCAGCAAGCAG GACGCGGAGACCACGTACTTCTGCAACACGTGCGGGCAGCCGCTGTGTGCGCGCTGCCGCGACGAGACGCACCGGGCCCGCATGTTCGCGCGCCACGACATCGTGGCCCTGGGCCAGCGCCGCCGCGACGTGCTCCACAAGTGCC cGCTGCACGCCGAGCCCTACCTCATGTTCTCCACCGACCAGAAGTCGCTGCTGTGCATCCGCTGCTTCCGGGACATGCAGGG GGAGAGCCGAGCCCACTGCGTGGACCTCGAGTCGGCCTACGTGCAGGGCTGCGAGCGGCTGGAGCAGGCGGTGCTG GCCGTGAAAGCCCTGCAGACGGCCACGCGGGAGGCCATCGCGCTGCTGCAGGCCCTGCTGGAGGAGGTGCGGCGCAGCGCGGCGGAGGAGGAGGCCTCCATTCACTCCCTGTTCGGCAGCttgcag GACAAACTGGCGGAGAGGAAGGCGTTGCTGCTGCAGGCTGTGCAGAG ccagtaTGAGGAGAAGGACAAGGCCTTCAAGGAGCAGCTCTCCCACCTGGCCACTCTGCTGCCCACCCTGCAG GTTCACCTGGTCATCTGCTCCTccttcctcagcctggccagcaaggCGGAGTTCCTGGACCTGGGCTAT GAGCTgatggagaggctgcagggcatCGCCACGCGGCCGCATCGCCTCCGGCCCGCGCAGAGCAGCAAG ATCGTCAGCGACCACCGCGCCGAGTTCGCTCGCTGCCTGgagccgctgctgctgccgcccggGCCGCGCCGCGCTGCGGGTACCGGGGGCGGCCCCAGCAC GTTGGCAGGGGTCTCAGGCCCCAAGGTGCTGGggcccagctgcccctccccgGTGGGGAAGATGTTGGGGTCACCGGTGCAGAAGCCCACGCCGCACAGATCCATCGGCACCAAGGTGCTGCTGGCGGAGGGCGAGGACACGCCCTTCCTGGAGCACTGCCGCCGCTATGAGGACTCCTACCGG CACCTGCAGGCGGAGATGCAGAGCCTGAAGGACCAGGTCCAGGAGTTGCACCGGGACCTCACCAAGCACCACTCGCTCATCAAGGCCGAGATCATGGCAGACATTCTCCGCAAGGCCCTGCAGGTGGACGCGCAGATCGGCTTGGAGTACGCCTCCGTGGAGGGGATGAGAGCAGCCTTCCAGGAG ATGTGGGAGGAGTCCTACCAGCGGGTGGCTGATGAGCAGGAGATTTATGAAG cccagctccgTGACCTCCTCCAGCTGAAGCAGGAGAATGCCTGCCTGACCACCATCACCAAGCAGATCACACCCTACGTCCGCTCCATTGCCAAGGTGAAGGAGCGGCTGGAGCCCAG GTTCCAGGCGCCCGTGGACGAGGAGTCAGAGCAGCTCCAAGACCTGGGTGACGACAGCACGAACGACGAGGCCCAGGCCAG GAGCGACCCAGCGTGTGGGGCGGACAAGAGGGAGACCTCGGAGCCGAGAGGAAACGGCCGGACCCCGCACAGCCTCACGGAAGAGCCTCCCCTGCAGAGCAAAGATCCTCATGGACCCAAAGCAAGAAACGGGGGTGACGTCCCCCCACGGAGGGAGCGCCCCACCTAG
- the ICMT gene encoding protein-S-isoprenylcysteine O-methyltransferase isoform X1 codes for MAGGAARAPPGSEARLSLAAFLLGASVLALPLLTRAGLQGRTALALYVAGLNALLLLLYRPPRYQIAVRACFLGFVFGCGVLLSFSQSSWDHFGWYMCSLSLFHYSEYLVTAVNNPKSLSLDSFLLNHSLEYTVAALSSWIEFTLENLLWPELKQVTWLSTTGLLMVVFGECLRKAAMFTAGSNFNHVVQNEKSESHTLVTSGVYAWFRHPSYVGWFYWSIGTQVMLCNPICGVGYALTVWRFFRDRTEEEEISLIHFFGEEYLEYKKRVPTGLPFIKGVKVEL; via the exons ATGGCGGGCGGCGCGGCGCGGGCTCCGCCGGGCTCCGAGGCGCGGCTCAGCCTGGCCGCCTTCCTGCTGGGCGCCTCGGTGCTGGCGCTGCCGCTGCTCACGCGCGCCGGCCTGCAGGGCCGCACGGCGCTGGCGCTCTACGTGGCCGGGCTCAacgcgctgctgctgctgctctacCGGCCGCCGCGCTACCAG ATCGCCGTCCGGGCCTGCTTCCTGGGCTTCGTGTTCGGCTGCGGGGTGCTGCTGAGTTTCAGCCAGTCTTCTTGGGACCACTTCGGCTG GTACATGTGCTCCCTGTCCTTGTTCCACTACTCGGAATACTTGGTCACGGCGGTCAACAACCCCAAAAGCCTGTCCCTGGACTCCTTCCTCCTGAACCACAGCCTGGAGTACACCGTGGCCGCCCTTTCCTCCTGGATAGAGTTCACCCTCGAGAACCTGCTCTGGCCAG AACTGAAGCAGGTGACCTGGCTCAGCACCACGGGCCTGCTGATGGTGGTCTTCGGAGAGTGTCTGAGGAAAGCCGCGATGTTTACAGCTGGTTCCAACTTCAACCACGTGGTGCAGAATGAAAAGTCAGAAAGCCACACTCTGGTGACGAGCGGGGTGTATGCCTGGTTCCGGCACCCTTCTTACGTGGGGTGGTTTTACTGGAGTATCGGAACCCAG GTGATGCTCTGCAACCCCATCTGCGGCGTGGGCTACGCGCTGACGGTGTGGCGCTTCTTCCGGGACCGGACGGAAGAGGAGGAAATCTCGCTGATCCACTTCTTCGGGGAGGAGTACCTGGAGTACAAGAAGCGGGTGCCCACGGGCTTGCCCTTCATAAAAGGGGTCAAGGTGGAGCTATGA
- the RNF207 gene encoding RING finger protein 207 isoform X1, which produces MSGALFAPLEGPGGHPLVCPLCHAQYERPCLLDCFHHFCAGCLRGRAADGRLACPLCQHQTVVKGPSGLPPVDRLLQFLVDSSGDGLEVVRCANCDLECSKQDAETTYFCNTCGQPLCARCRDETHRARMFARHDIVALGQRRRDVLHKCPLHAEPYLMFSTDQKSLLCIRCFRDMQGESRAHCVDLESAYVQGCERLEQAVLAVKALQTATREAIALLQALLEEVRRSAAEEEASIHSLFGSLQDKLAERKALLLQAVQSQYEEKDKAFKEQLSHLATLLPTLQVHLVICSSFLSLASKAEFLDLGYELMERLQGIATRPHRLRPAQSSKIVSDHRAEFARCLEPLLLPPGPRRAAGTGGGPSTLAGVSGPKVLGPSCPSPVGKMLGSPVQKPTPHRSIGTKVLLAEGEDTPFLEHCRRYEDSYRHLQAEMQSLKDQVQELHRDLTKHHSLIKAEIMADILRKALQVDAQIGLEYASVEGMRAAFQEMWEESYQRVADEQEIYEAQLRDLLQLKQENACLTTITKQITPYVRSIAKVKERLEPRFQAPVDEESEQLQDLGDDSTNDEAQARYSSSSRPGRPNSSFQGQCDRGDRPRIPLPSGPLYGLSGASICRIRVREVCNLTGTRG; this is translated from the exons ACACCAGACGGTGGTGAAAGGCCCCAGCGGGCTCCCCCCGGTCGACCGGCTGCTGCAGTTCCTCGTGGACAGTTCCGGGGACGGCCTGGAGGTGGTGCGCTGTGCCAACTGCGACCTGGAGTGCAGCAAGCAG GACGCGGAGACCACGTACTTCTGCAACACGTGCGGGCAGCCGCTGTGTGCGCGCTGCCGCGACGAGACGCACCGGGCCCGCATGTTCGCGCGCCACGACATCGTGGCCCTGGGCCAGCGCCGCCGCGACGTGCTCCACAAGTGCC cGCTGCACGCCGAGCCCTACCTCATGTTCTCCACCGACCAGAAGTCGCTGCTGTGCATCCGCTGCTTCCGGGACATGCAGGG GGAGAGCCGAGCCCACTGCGTGGACCTCGAGTCGGCCTACGTGCAGGGCTGCGAGCGGCTGGAGCAGGCGGTGCTG GCCGTGAAAGCCCTGCAGACGGCCACGCGGGAGGCCATCGCGCTGCTGCAGGCCCTGCTGGAGGAGGTGCGGCGCAGCGCGGCGGAGGAGGAGGCCTCCATTCACTCCCTGTTCGGCAGCttgcag GACAAACTGGCGGAGAGGAAGGCGTTGCTGCTGCAGGCTGTGCAGAG ccagtaTGAGGAGAAGGACAAGGCCTTCAAGGAGCAGCTCTCCCACCTGGCCACTCTGCTGCCCACCCTGCAG GTTCACCTGGTCATCTGCTCCTccttcctcagcctggccagcaaggCGGAGTTCCTGGACCTGGGCTAT GAGCTgatggagaggctgcagggcatCGCCACGCGGCCGCATCGCCTCCGGCCCGCGCAGAGCAGCAAG ATCGTCAGCGACCACCGCGCCGAGTTCGCTCGCTGCCTGgagccgctgctgctgccgcccggGCCGCGCCGCGCTGCGGGTACCGGGGGCGGCCCCAGCAC GTTGGCAGGGGTCTCAGGCCCCAAGGTGCTGGggcccagctgcccctccccgGTGGGGAAGATGTTGGGGTCACCGGTGCAGAAGCCCACGCCGCACAGATCCATCGGCACCAAGGTGCTGCTGGCGGAGGGCGAGGACACGCCCTTCCTGGAGCACTGCCGCCGCTATGAGGACTCCTACCGG CACCTGCAGGCGGAGATGCAGAGCCTGAAGGACCAGGTCCAGGAGTTGCACCGGGACCTCACCAAGCACCACTCGCTCATCAAGGCCGAGATCATGGCAGACATTCTCCGCAAGGCCCTGCAGGTGGACGCGCAGATCGGCTTGGAGTACGCCTCCGTGGAGGGGATGAGAGCAGCCTTCCAGGAG ATGTGGGAGGAGTCCTACCAGCGGGTGGCTGATGAGCAGGAGATTTATGAAG cccagctccgTGACCTCCTCCAGCTGAAGCAGGAGAATGCCTGCCTGACCACCATCACCAAGCAGATCACACCCTACGTCCGCTCCATTGCCAAGGTGAAGGAGCGGCTGGAGCCCAG GTTCCAGGCGCCCGTGGACGAGGAGTCAGAGCAGCTCCAAGACCTGGGTGACGACAGCACGAACGACGAGGCCCAGGCCAGGTACAGCTCGTCGTCCCGCCCTGGGCGGCCGAACAGCTCATTCCAGGGACAGTGTGACCGGGGAGACAGACCCCGGATTCCTCTCCCCTCCGGTCCCCTCTACGGCCTTAGTGGGGCCTCAATTTGTAGAATACGGGTCAGAGAGGTTTGTAATCTGACAGGGACTCGGGGATGA
- the GPR153 gene encoding probable G-protein coupled receptor 153 isoform X2 produces MSEEQRPPGSAVGWLACGGLSLLANAWGILSVGAKQKKWKPLEFLLCTLAATHMLNVAVPIATYAVVQLRRQRPGYEWNEGLCKVFVSTFYTLTLATCFSVTSLSYHRMWMVRWPVNYRLSNAKKQAVHTVMGIWMVSFTLSALPAVGWHDTSERFYAHGCRFIVAEIGLGFGVCFLLLVGGSVAMGAVCTAIALFQTLAARAGRRAGRRAFTVPTIVVEDAQGKRRSSIEGSEPAKTSLQITGLVATIVFIYDCLMGFPVLVVSFSSLRADASAPWMVLCVLWCSVAQALLLPIFLWACDRYRADLKAVWEKCTALMANDEDSGDDTSLEGGLPQDLVLERSLDYSCGGDFVALDRMANYELPLEGALPHLYPLGPLQEDKMQYLQVPPTRRFSHEDADLWAVVPLPAFLPRWGSGENLAALVQAAGPHRRRDGPRAPAEDAPPFRPRRRSAESLLPLRRPGLDGGPRRARSSPPGSPRRRPGPGARSASASRLPDAFALTAFEREPQALRRPPAPPAPDAPGPAPLGEDAAPPGGPGAQRSPGPHPAAHAHVRPLQPGPSASWGEPAGLPVAGGGGSTSSFLSSPSESSGYVTLPSDSLGSAT; encoded by the exons ATGAGTGAGGAGCAGCGGCCGCCTGGCAGTGCCGTGGGCTGGCTGGCGTGCGGGGGCCTCTCCCTGCTGGCCAACGCCTGGGGCATCCTCAGCGTGGGCGCCAAGCAGAAGAAGTGGAAGCCGCTGGAGTTCCTGCTGTGCACGCTGGCGGCCACGCACATGCTCAACGTGGCGGTGCCCATCGCCACCTACGCCGTGGTGCAGCTGCGGCGGCAGCGCCCAGGCTACGAGTGGAACGAGGGCCTCTGCAAGGTCTTTGTGTCCACCTTCTACACCCTCACCCTGGCCACCTGCTTCTCCGTCACCTCCCTGTCCTACCACCGCATGTGGATGGTCCGCTGGCCCGTGAACTACAG GCTGAGCAACGCCAAGAAGCAGGCGGTGCACACGGTCATGGGCATCTGGATGGTGTCCTTCACCCTGTCGGCCCTGCCTGCCGTCGGCTGGCACGACACGAGCGAGCGCTTCTACGCCCACGGCTGCCGCTTCATCGTGGCCGAGATCGGCCTGGGCTTCGGCGTCTGCTTCCTGCTGCTGGTGGGGGGCAGCGTGGCCATGGGCGCCGTGTGCACAGCCATCGCCCTCTTCCAGACGCTGGCCGCACGGGCGGGGCGCCGGGCGGGCCGCCGGGCCTTCACGGTGCCCACCATCGTGGTAGAGGACGCGCAGGGCAAGCGCCGCTCCTCCATCGAGGGCTCCGAGCCCGCCAAGACCTCGCTGCAGATCACGGGCCTGGTGGCCACCATTGTCTTCATCTACGACTGCCTCATGGGCTTCCCCGTGCTG GTGGTGAGCTTCAGCAGCCTGCGGGCGGACGCCTCGGCACCCTGGATGGTGCTGTGCGTGCTGTGGTGCTCCgtggcccaggccctgctgctgcccaTCTTCCTCTGGGCCTGCGACCGCTACCGCGCCGACCTCAAGGCCGTCTGGGAGAAGTGCACCGCGCTCATGGCCAACGACGAGGATTCGGGCGATG ACACCAGCCTGGAGGGGGGCCTGCCCCAGGACCTGGTGCTGGAGCGCTCCCTGGACTACAGCTGTGGGGGCGACTTTGTGGCCCTGGACAGGATGGCCAACTACGAGCTGCCCCTGGAGGGGGCCCTCCCCCATCTCTACCCGCTGGGGCCCTTGCAGGAGGACAAGATGCAGTACCTGCAG GTCCCGCCCACGCGACGCTTCTCGCACGAAGATGCGGACCTCTGGGCCGTGGTGCCGCTGCCCGCCTTCCTGCCGCGCTGGGGCTCCGGCGAGAACCTGGCCGCCCTGGTGCAGGCCGCTGGGCCCCACCGGCGCCGCGACGGCCCGCGGGCCCCCGCGGAGGACGCGCCCCCGTTCCGCCCGCGCCGCCGCTCCGCCGAGAGCCTGCTGCCGCTGCGCCGCCCGGGGCTGGACGGCGGCCCGCGCCGCGCTCGCAGCTCGCCCCCCGGCAGCCCGCGCCGCCGCCCCGGGCCCGGCGCCCGCTCGGCCTCGGCCTCGCGGCTGCCCGACGCCTTTGCGCTGACCGCCTTCGAGCGGGAGCCGCAGGCGctgcgccgcccgcccgccccgccggcccccgacgccccgggccccgccccgctCGGCGAGGACGCGGCGCCCCCTGGCGGCCCCGGCGCGCAGCGGAGTCCCGGGCCGCACCCGGCCGCGCATGCGCACGTCCGGCCCCTGCAGCCGGGCCCGAGCGCGTCGTGGGGCGAGCCCGCGGGCCTGCCCGtggcgggcggcggcggcagcaccAGCAGCTTCCTGAGCTCGCCGTCCGAGTCCTCGGGCTACGTCACGCTGCCCTCGGACTCGCTGGGCTCCGCGACCTAG